The Streptomyces sp. NBC_01244 genome contains a region encoding:
- a CDS encoding aminopeptidase P family protein translates to MADELTPETPEEEQPKKKHKQRKNGLYPGVSEELAASMRTGWADTELRGLEPIAQAAHTAARRSALSRRFPGERLVVPAGRLKTRSNDTEYPFRASTEYAYLTGDQTENGVLVLEPAGETGHHATVYLLPRSDRENGEFWLSGNGELWVGRRHSLTEAEQLLGIPAKDVRKLAEELTEAEGPVRSVRGHDSVIETALTDKVTKERDEELRVYLSEARAVKDAFEIDELQKAVDSTVRGFEDVVKVLDKAEATSERYIEGTFFLRARVEGNDVGYGSICAAGPHACTLHWVRNDGDVRSGDLLLLDAGVETHSLYTADVTRTLPINGTYTDIQRKIYDAVYASQEAGIAAVKPGAKFRDFHDASQHVLAEKLVEWGLVEGPVERVLELGLQRRWTLHGTGHMLGMDVHDCAAARTEAYVDGTLEPGMCLTVEPGLYFQADDLTVPEEYRGIGVRIEDDILVTEDGNRNMSAGLPRTSDEVEAWMARLKG, encoded by the coding sequence GTGGCTGACGAGCTCACCCCGGAGACCCCGGAAGAAGAGCAGCCCAAGAAGAAGCACAAGCAGCGCAAGAACGGGCTGTACCCGGGTGTCAGCGAGGAGCTCGCCGCAAGCATGCGCACGGGCTGGGCAGACACCGAGCTGCGCGGACTGGAGCCGATCGCTCAAGCCGCGCACACCGCCGCCCGCCGCTCCGCCCTGTCCCGGCGTTTCCCCGGGGAGCGCCTCGTCGTCCCCGCCGGCCGGCTGAAGACGCGCTCGAACGACACCGAGTACCCCTTCCGCGCCTCGACGGAGTACGCGTACCTCACCGGCGACCAGACCGAGAACGGCGTCCTGGTCCTGGAGCCCGCGGGGGAGACCGGCCACCACGCCACCGTCTACCTGCTGCCCCGCTCCGACCGCGAGAACGGCGAGTTCTGGCTCTCCGGCAACGGTGAGCTGTGGGTCGGCCGCCGCCACTCCCTCACGGAGGCCGAGCAGCTCCTGGGCATCCCGGCCAAGGACGTGCGCAAGCTCGCCGAGGAGCTGACCGAGGCCGAGGGCCCGGTCCGCAGCGTCCGCGGTCACGACTCCGTCATCGAGACCGCCCTGACCGACAAGGTCACCAAGGAGCGCGACGAGGAGCTGCGCGTCTACCTCTCCGAGGCCCGCGCCGTGAAGGACGCGTTCGAGATCGACGAGCTGCAGAAGGCCGTCGACTCCACCGTCCGCGGCTTCGAGGACGTCGTGAAGGTGCTCGACAAGGCCGAGGCCACCTCCGAGCGCTACATCGAGGGCACCTTCTTCCTGCGCGCCCGCGTCGAGGGCAACGACGTCGGCTACGGCTCCATCTGCGCCGCCGGCCCGCACGCCTGCACCCTGCACTGGGTCCGCAACGACGGCGACGTCCGCTCAGGCGACCTGCTGCTGCTCGACGCCGGTGTGGAGACCCACTCCCTCTACACGGCCGACGTCACGCGCACGCTGCCGATCAACGGCACGTACACCGACATCCAGCGCAAGATCTACGACGCGGTCTACGCGTCCCAGGAAGCCGGCATCGCCGCCGTCAAGCCGGGCGCGAAGTTCCGCGACTTCCACGACGCCTCCCAGCACGTGCTCGCCGAGAAGCTCGTCGAGTGGGGCCTGGTGGAAGGCCCGGTCGAGCGCGTCCTGGAGCTCGGCCTGCAGCGCCGCTGGACCCTGCACGGTACCGGCCACATGCTCGGCATGGACGTCCACGACTGCGCCGCCGCGCGCACCGAGGCGTACGTCGACGGCACGCTGGAGCCGGGCATGTGCCTGACGGTCGAGCCCGGTCTGTACTTCCAGGCCGACGACCTGACCGTGCCCGAGGAGTACCGCGGCATCGGCGTCCGGATCGAGGACGACATCCTCGTCACCGAGGACGGCAACCGGAACATGTCCGCCGGGCTGCCCCGCACCTCGGACGAGGTCGAGGCGTGGATGGCGCGCCTCAAGGGCTGA
- a CDS encoding ATP-binding protein produces the protein MSIWWSLHLRREAASVPLARRLLLGTMETAGVDPDISFDLSVALSEACANAVEHGGREPVPRCGYTDAASYPDDAASGGGSPDGTGAYHVTAYLDGDRCRIEVSDSGPGFPPATVARRRPSLAEHGRGLHLIEELADHVRFRNRPGRGAVVSFDKMLKWRDDSLLKVS, from the coding sequence ATGAGCATCTGGTGGTCTCTCCACTTGAGGCGCGAAGCAGCGAGTGTGCCCCTCGCGAGGCGACTGCTGCTGGGGACGATGGAGACCGCGGGGGTGGACCCGGACATCTCCTTCGACCTGTCGGTGGCGCTGAGCGAGGCGTGCGCGAACGCGGTGGAGCACGGTGGCCGCGAACCGGTCCCGCGCTGCGGGTACACGGACGCCGCGTCGTATCCGGACGACGCGGCCTCGGGCGGCGGATCCCCGGACGGGACCGGGGCGTACCACGTCACGGCCTATCTGGACGGGGACCGCTGCCGCATCGAGGTGAGCGACTCGGGCCCGGGGTTCCCGCCCGCGACGGTGGCCCGCCGCAGACCGTCCCTGGCCGAGCACGGCCGGGGACTGCACCTGATCGAGGAGCTCGCCGACCACGTCCGCTTCCGCAACCGGCCGGGCCGGGGCGCCGTGGTCAGCTTCGACAAGATGCTGAAATGGCGGGACGACTCACTGCTGAAGGTGTCGTAG
- a CDS encoding YcnI family copper-binding membrane protein, whose product MKTSRVSFAAALAAGSVLLLSGTAFAHVGVQPVGEAAKGGYATLNFKVPNERDNAATTQLEVNFPVDQPLTSVMPQDIPGWTSSVEKTKLDKPLTVHGKQVNEVVTKVTWSGGKIESGKFQQFPVSVGKLPDNADQMVFKAIQTYDNGEIVRWIEEPKEGAAEPQNPAPVLKLTAAPAGGDHHDATPKTDGDKNGAAADHKDGHDTAASKSGSDTTARALGIAGIVIGLGGVAFGVASRRRTS is encoded by the coding sequence ATGAAGACCTCTCGCGTCTCCTTCGCCGCCGCCCTCGCCGCCGGTTCCGTCCTCCTCCTCTCCGGCACCGCCTTCGCCCACGTCGGCGTGCAGCCCGTCGGAGAGGCCGCCAAGGGCGGCTACGCGACGCTCAACTTCAAGGTCCCCAACGAGCGCGACAACGCCGCGACGACGCAGCTCGAGGTCAACTTCCCGGTCGACCAGCCACTCACCTCCGTCATGCCGCAGGACATCCCCGGCTGGACGTCCAGCGTCGAGAAGACCAAGCTCGACAAGCCGCTCACCGTGCACGGCAAGCAGGTCAACGAGGTCGTCACCAAGGTGACCTGGTCCGGCGGCAAGATCGAGAGCGGCAAGTTCCAGCAGTTCCCGGTCTCCGTCGGCAAGCTGCCCGACAACGCCGACCAGATGGTCTTCAAGGCGATCCAGACCTACGACAACGGCGAGATCGTCCGCTGGATCGAAGAGCCCAAGGAAGGCGCCGCGGAGCCGCAGAACCCGGCGCCCGTCCTGAAGCTGACCGCCGCCCCGGCCGGCGGCGACCACCACGACGCCACCCCGAAGACGGACGGCGACAAGAACGGCGCCGCCGCCGACCACAAGGACGGCCACGACACGGCCGCCTCCAAGAGCGGCTCCGACACCACCGCGCGGGCCCTCGGCATCGCTGGCATCGTCATCGGACTCGGCGGCGTGGCCTTCGGCGTCGCCTCGCGCCGCCGCACCTCCTGA